The proteins below are encoded in one region of Streptomyces ficellus:
- a CDS encoding class I SAM-dependent methyltransferase, which produces MSDDIFAEAPASDAPSAPTASSTPSTPSAPSTVDGYAGDPAVREEWDKRYADRQQLWSGQPNGALVAEVAGLAPGRALDVGCGEGADAVWLAREGWDVTALEVSGVALERAAGHARDAGVAVRWVHAALTDAALTPASFDLVSAQYPALLRTSDAVAERALLAAVAPGGVLLVVHHADVDAEQARESGFDPADYVWPSTVVALLDDAWVVEVDEQRPRPAPDGGAGAHHTDDVVLRARRVR; this is translated from the coding sequence ATGAGCGACGACATCTTCGCGGAAGCGCCCGCGTCAGACGCCCCCTCCGCCCCAACAGCCTCCTCCACCCCCTCAACCCCTTCCGCACCCTCCACAGTCGACGGATACGCCGGTGATCCGGCGGTGCGGGAGGAGTGGGACAAGCGCTACGCCGACCGGCAGCAGTTGTGGAGCGGCCAACCCAACGGGGCACTCGTGGCCGAGGTCGCGGGGCTGGCCCCTGGGCGCGCCCTCGACGTCGGGTGCGGTGAGGGCGCGGACGCCGTCTGGCTCGCGCGCGAAGGCTGGGACGTCACCGCGCTCGAGGTGTCGGGCGTGGCGCTGGAGCGGGCGGCGGGGCATGCGCGGGACGCCGGTGTCGCCGTGCGCTGGGTGCACGCCGCGCTGACGGACGCGGCGCTCACGCCGGCCTCCTTCGACCTGGTTTCCGCGCAGTACCCCGCTTTGCTGCGCACCTCCGACGCCGTGGCCGAGCGAGCGCTGCTCGCGGCCGTCGCGCCCGGCGGAGTACTGCTGGTGGTGCATCACGCGGACGTGGACGCCGAACAGGCCCGGGAGAGCGGCTTCGACCCGGCCGACTACGTGTGGCCCTCGACGGTCGTCGCCCTGCTCGACGACGCGTGGGTGGTGGAGGTGGACGAGCAACGGCCACGTCCGGCACCCGACGGCGGCGCCGGTGCCCACCACACCGACGACGTGGTGCTGCGCGCGCGCCGGGTGCGCTGA
- a CDS encoding class I SAM-dependent methyltransferase: MAVLRAAYQRELADGTGVFFEARQHRCPWCGSARLGGWLRTTDLLQHKPGEFALDRCHDCGHVFQNPRLSERGLAFYYRDFYDGLGEERLGGVFAGRTASYRRRAESVRPHLAGPTGPAEWLDVGTGHGHFCASAGRTLPGVVFDGLDRSDGAQLAQRAGRVRHGHRGTFTDLAVRRPGSYDVVSMFHYLEHATDPQEELDAAYAVLRPGGLLVIDVPDPESRYARMLGRWWLPWLQPQHLHMAPVANMSRRLAEKGFTVLAEEHAEAHDAVDLVAAAWLALDALAPREDLPWLPEPPGAAHRAMRSATLLAGVPLLLAATLLDRVVAGPLTGRLGLANAYRLIARREAPGADRPSYTVPGYG; this comes from the coding sequence ATGGCCGTGCTGCGCGCGGCGTACCAGCGGGAACTCGCGGACGGCACCGGTGTCTTCTTCGAGGCCCGGCAGCACCGGTGTCCCTGGTGCGGCTCGGCGCGGCTCGGCGGCTGGCTGCGCACCACCGACCTCCTGCAGCACAAGCCGGGTGAGTTCGCGCTGGACCGCTGCCACGACTGCGGACACGTCTTCCAGAACCCCCGGCTCAGCGAGCGCGGACTCGCCTTCTACTACCGGGACTTCTACGACGGTCTGGGCGAGGAGCGCCTGGGCGGGGTGTTCGCCGGTCGTACCGCGTCCTACCGGCGCCGGGCGGAGTCGGTACGCCCCCACCTGGCCGGCCCGACCGGGCCGGCGGAGTGGCTCGACGTGGGCACGGGGCACGGGCACTTCTGCGCGAGCGCCGGCAGGACACTGCCCGGCGTGGTCTTCGACGGCCTCGACCGCTCCGACGGCGCCCAACTCGCCCAGCGGGCGGGGCGGGTGCGTCATGGGCACCGCGGGACGTTCACGGACCTGGCGGTGCGCCGGCCCGGGTCGTACGACGTGGTGAGCATGTTCCACTACCTGGAGCACGCGACCGACCCGCAGGAGGAGCTGGACGCGGCGTACGCGGTGCTGCGGCCAGGAGGTCTGCTGGTGATCGACGTGCCGGACCCGGAGAGCCGCTACGCCCGGATGCTGGGCCGCTGGTGGCTCCCCTGGCTCCAGCCGCAGCACCTGCACATGGCCCCGGTGGCCAACATGAGCCGCCGGCTGGCCGAGAAGGGTTTCACGGTCCTGGCGGAGGAGCACGCCGAGGCGCACGACGCGGTGGACCTGGTCGCGGCGGCCTGGCTCGCCCTGGACGCCCTGGCACCCCGCGAGGACCTGCCCTGGCTCCCGGAACCGCCCGGAGCGGCGCACCGCGCGATGCGCAGCGCCACTCTGCTGGCCGGAGTTCCTCTGCTGCTGGCCGCCACCCTCCTGGACCGGGTGGTGGCCGGACCACTCACCGGCCGGCTGGGGCTGGCCAACGCCTACCGTCTGATCGCACGCCGGGAGGCGCCCGGAGCGGACCGGCCGTCGTACACCGTGCCAGGGTACGGGTGA